One Cervus canadensis isolate Bull #8, Minnesota chromosome 1, ASM1932006v1, whole genome shotgun sequence genomic window carries:
- the MRM3 gene encoding rRNA methyltransferase 3, mitochondrial isoform X1, whose amino-acid sequence MAALVKRVGWATRPLLPVVQAWDLDARRWVRALRRSPVKVLFPSGEVVGRKLDPGKQPRKAAAEASPREQRQKQQIQGPASQTLSTWEESGLRYDKAFPGDKRLSSVMTIVKSRPFREKQGKILLEGRRLIADALKAGAVPKVFFFSRLEYIKELPIEKLKGVSLIKVKFEDIKDWSDLVTPQGIMGIFAKPDHVKMTYPETQLRHTLPISLICDNLRDPGNLGTILRSAAGAGCSKVLLTKGCVDAWEPKVLRAGMGAHFQVPIINNLDWEAVPDHLPADARVYVADNCGLHMQAQAQGSNKASDYGWVRDQRPQKFHEYEEEEDDLESGESQDWLPKLEVQSYDSDWTEAPAAVVIGGETHGVSLESLQLAESTGGGRLLIPVVPGVDSLNSAMAASILLFEGKRQLRERVEHLSRDRH is encoded by the exons ATGGCGGCGCTGGTGAAACGCGTGGGATGGGCTACGCGACCGTTGCTGCCGGTGGTGCAGGCTTGGGACCTCGATGCGCGGCGCTGGGTCCGGGCACTGCGGCGGAGCCCCGTGAAAGTGCTGTTTCCATCTGGTGAGGTTGTGGGACGGAAGCTCGATCCCGGGAAACAGCCTCGGAAGGCGGCGGCAGAGGCCAGTCCCCGGGAGCAGCGACAGAAGCAGCAGATTCAGGGGCCAGCATCTCAGACGCTCAGCACCTGGGAAGAGTCGGGGCTTCGCTATGATAAGGCTTTCCCTGGAGACAAAAGGCTGAG CAGTGTGATGACCATAGTTAAGTCCAGGCCATTTCGAGAAAAGCAGGGGAAGATCCTTCTGGAAGGTCGTAGGCTGATTGCAGACGCTCTCAAGGCTGGTGCTGTGCCGaaagttttcttctttagccGTCTGGAATACATAAAGGAGCTGCCCATTGAAAAGCTGAAAGGTGTTAGCCTCATTAAGGTGAAATTTGAGGATATCAAGGATTGGTCCGACCTGGTAACACCACAGGGAATAATGG gGATTTTTGCCAAACCTGACCATGTTAAGATGACATACCCCGAGACTCAGCTTCGCCACACACTGCCCATATCGTTGATTTGTGACAATCTCCGTGACCCTGGGAACCTAGGGACAATTCTGCGATCTGCTGCTGGGGCAGGCTGCAGCAAAGTGTTACTCACCAAAG GCTGTGTGGACGCCTGGGAGCCCAAAGTGCTACGGGCAGGTATGGGCGCACACTTCCAGGTGCCCATTATCAACAACCTGGACTGGGAGGCAGTGCCCGACCACCTGCCTGCTGACGCCCGCGTCTACGTGGCCGACAACTGTGGCCTTCACatgcaggcccaggcccaggggtCTAACAAGGCCAGTGACTACGGCTGGGTACGTGACCAACGCCCACAGAAGTTTCATGAgtatgaggaagaggaggatgatCTAGAGAGTGGAGAGAGTCAAGACTGGCTCCCTAAACTCGAGGTCCAGAGTTACGACTCAGACTGGACAGAGGCACCGGCGGCCGTGGTGATAGGTGGGGAGACCCACGGCGTGAGCCTGGAGTCCCTGCAGTTGGCCGAGAGCACAGGGGGTGGGAGGCTGCTGATCCCCGTCGTGCCCGGCGTGGACAGCCTGAATTCAGCCATGGCCGCGAGCATCCTGCTCTTTGAAGGCAAAAGACAGCTGCGGGAGAGGGTGGAACACTTGAGCAGGGACAGGCATTAA
- the MRM3 gene encoding rRNA methyltransferase 3, mitochondrial isoform X2 produces MTYPETQLRHTLPISLICDNLRDPGNLGTILRSAAGAGCSKVLLTKGCVDAWEPKVLRAGMGAHFQVPIINNLDWEAVPDHLPADARVYVADNCGLHMQAQAQGSNKASDYGWVRDQRPQKFHEYEEEEDDLESGESQDWLPKLEVQSYDSDWTEAPAAVVIGGETHGVSLESLQLAESTGGGRLLIPVVPGVDSLNSAMAASILLFEGKRQLRERVEHLSRDRH; encoded by the exons ATGACATACCCCGAGACTCAGCTTCGCCACACACTGCCCATATCGTTGATTTGTGACAATCTCCGTGACCCTGGGAACCTAGGGACAATTCTGCGATCTGCTGCTGGGGCAGGCTGCAGCAAAGTGTTACTCACCAAAG GCTGTGTGGACGCCTGGGAGCCCAAAGTGCTACGGGCAGGTATGGGCGCACACTTCCAGGTGCCCATTATCAACAACCTGGACTGGGAGGCAGTGCCCGACCACCTGCCTGCTGACGCCCGCGTCTACGTGGCCGACAACTGTGGCCTTCACatgcaggcccaggcccaggggtCTAACAAGGCCAGTGACTACGGCTGGGTACGTGACCAACGCCCACAGAAGTTTCATGAgtatgaggaagaggaggatgatCTAGAGAGTGGAGAGAGTCAAGACTGGCTCCCTAAACTCGAGGTCCAGAGTTACGACTCAGACTGGACAGAGGCACCGGCGGCCGTGGTGATAGGTGGGGAGACCCACGGCGTGAGCCTGGAGTCCCTGCAGTTGGCCGAGAGCACAGGGGGTGGGAGGCTGCTGATCCCCGTCGTGCCCGGCGTGGACAGCCTGAATTCAGCCATGGCCGCGAGCATCCTGCTCTTTGAAGGCAAAAGACAGCTGCGGGAGAGGGTGGAACACTTGAGCAGGGACAGGCATTAA